In Bos indicus x Bos taurus breed Angus x Brahman F1 hybrid chromosome 23, Bos_hybrid_MaternalHap_v2.0, whole genome shotgun sequence, the genomic window TCAGCTGCCTTGGGGGCCTCCCTCCTCCGGCGGTTCCTCCGACCGTCAAATAGCTGCAGGGGTGTCACGGGCCGGGAGTGGGCCTCGGGGTCATCCCCGGCTAGCAAGTCCTCATACTCGTAGTCCTCGTAGTCCTCCTCCGCCTCCACTGCGAGGGGACAGCACTGTGGCTCAGCCCTGGCACCACCCCCTCAGAGACCCACAGCCTGTGACCCCAACACTCACTCGTGTACTCGACGTGGCCCATGACCGTCACTTCAATCTGAAGATCCTGGCAGGTCGTGTTCGTCATGTCCATGACGTTGTAGCTGCGAAGGACCTGGTTCATCAGGGGGTGGGAAGAGGACATGCGGACACTTAGGGCCACAGACCTCTCTGCAGAGCCACATGGAAGGGCTCTGGATCCCTTAGCTCCTGGGCTAAGAGCTTTGAGGCCTTCTGCCCTTTCCCATCCTGCCCCTGGACCTGTCCAGAAATACAAATGGACTCAGGTGTTGGGTGAGTAGGGGGTGCAGGGTCCTGGCACGGGGGCAAGCATTGTACAGAAGCACCGGAGAGGCTTTAATGGAAAGTTCAGGAAATGCGCCTGGCCTAGgcttgaaagaggaaaatgagtttGTCAGGTGGGACAAGAAGATCCTGGAGGTCATTCAAAGCTAAGAGATGTGTGTACATGGGAGGATCTGTCCCACTGGGGAGGTGGGCGGGGCTGAGGCGAAAACACAGGCGGAGGTACTGGGGAGGTGGGCGGGGCTGGGGAGTAAGCAGAGAAGGAGTTACTGGGGAGGTCAGTGGGAGTCAGGGGGAAAGCACATGAGGAGTTACTGGGGAGGTGGGCTGGGCTGAAGAGAACGCAGAGGAGGAGTTACTGGGGAGGTGGGCGGGGCTGGGGAGAAAGCAGAGGAGGAGTTACACTGGATTTGGGCGTGGCTGGAGAGAAAGCAGAGGAGGAGTTACTGGGGAGGTGGACAGAGCTGGGATGAAGACAGAGAAGTCTCCCGGGTCATAAGGCAAGGCTTAGTATGGTGGGGGCCGCTAAGATGGCCCCAGGAGTGGCAGCTGTGCTTCTGCAGGGATGGACTCTGTCAGCCagacaagagacacaggaggaagagaaggttTGGGGCTCAACCACGTCAGAGATGCTCAGAGCTCAGGGGAGACACTTGGCTTGAGGGGCCAAGTGTTTGAGCATCAGCACTGAGGGCTGAAGGGGACCACAGGTGCCCAGAAAGAGTGGAGAGCAGAGTGAGGGGCACCTGCCCAGGACAGAGCACAGGGAACGGCAACCCAGGGGCCTCTTCCTCCTTCCGAGACCATGAGCTCTGCCTGCAGGTCTCCCACTCAACACCCCGGCTTCACCCTGATGGGCCTGCCTGCCCAGTGCCACCAGCTCTCACCTTCAAGGTTCCTTTGCTGTTTCCTCTCACCTCCACGTTAATCTTGCTTCCCAGGGAAAACTTTCACAAGCACAAAAGGGAAAGAGATGTCAGAAGGGCACACTGTTGCTTCAACTTACCTCCTCCACCAAAATAactccacctcctctccccacctctctttTCAACACTTTCTACCTTCACCTGCATTCTCTCTCCACCATCTCCTAAACCTTCTGTAGATTCTGCATGGATCATTTTTACATCAGATCAATGAATCTCAGAGGTTGGGTGACTTGCTACAGCTCACAGAGCCAGTAAGTCTTCCCACAGTTATCAGAAAGAGGGGCCATAGGGATTCAGCAGGGGTGAGGAAGAGGGGATGGCTTCTGGCCTGGCCGAGGGAGGCCCAGGTGTCCCGGTCACCCAGGTGAGGGCACGGTTCAcctgcagctcctcctccagcctgtGGACTTGGTGGTTGGTCAGCTGCAACACGTGGGACTTGAGCCCACTGCGGCCCAAGGAGCTCAGGGTCACGTTGAGCCCCTTCTCCTCGGCGGTGTGGGACGCAATCCAGTACGCAGACAGGGCGTCCAGAGCCACAACAGTGTCCTGGGGCAAATGGGCCGTGTCTCAGGTACTCGGGCTCAGGACCAGCCACCCTAGAATCCCAGGACAGCCCCTACCTGGGTGCTGCGGAATCCCCCTTGGAAGCTGCCCTGGCGGGTAAGCCAGGATGCAGCCTGGTCGGCCAACTCAGCCTTGCCCTCCCATAGCAGCAGGTGTAGCAGGCCGTAGGCCGTGGTTTCAATCCAGAGGGCCGGAGCCTGGGGAATGGGGTCTGCTGGGCTGTGTGGAGCCAGAGTGGGTGACAGGACGTTGCTTGGAGAAGTGGTGACTGAGCCCCAGTACAGCTTATCTGGAGTGAAAGGAGACCCACAGGTGAACAGGGGAGGATCTTAGATGTCTGGCCCTTTGACGCCCCCCCCTTTAGTCTCTCCTGATTTCCCAATCACCCCCGCTTATGCTCTGATTCCCTGCGAGGGCCTCCATTCATTCCGTTTCTCCCTTTGGACATGCTCAGGGATCTCAAGCTCTCCCAAGCCTCAGGACCACTGCCAGGACCCCCTCACCACCGATGTCCTTGGCCATGGCCATGAGGTTGTTGTGGGCAGCTCTCCGCAGGTCCTCGGGGGCCTCGGTCAGCGACAGGGCGTAGGCCGTGATGGCGGAGGCGTGGGAGCCCAGGAGCCCAGAGGTTGCTTTCGCCCCCAAGAAGGTGTTTGCTCTTGAGatggaattttcctggaagaAAGTGTGTGTGGGGGAGAGGTCTGTGGACTGGGCTCCTGACGGGAAAGGGCATCAGCAAAGAGCAGACACATTGCTGCCTTACCACTCTCCTCAACTGCTCAGAATTTTTCTCTGGGAAGACCGCCAGCCCGTGGTGAAGGGCGATGACCACGAAGGCGGTGAGCGCCACAGTCTCATCACTTCCTACTAAGCCTCCCTGGTTGTAGTAGGAAGAATAGGGGGATCAACcgggagtggggaggggcagggtgaCTCTTCCCTCCTGTGCCCTTGGCCCAGTCTCCCAGCCCCATACCTGCATGCTCCTATCCATTACTGGAAAGGGATCATGGAACGAGCCATCATCCTGTTGCTGGGACAGCAGCCACATGGCTGTCTCCTGCAGCTTTTCAGGTGAGCCGCCTACCTGATCCTGGGCCAAACTCAGTATCTTCAGCACAAAGGCCGTGAGCCTAGAAGGGAGGAAGGCATGGCTTGGGATATCCACTAGATGCTACAGGGGACATTGGACCACTACTGGGGTTCCTATTTGCTCTCCCATAATAGCTGGCTCTGCCCCCACCAGCTGTGGCCCCTCCCATACACCAAGGACACTCCCCCAAACTCACCAGGTGCTACTGTCCCGATGTAACCAAGCCCCGTAGGAACCATCTCTTTTTCGAAACTCCTGGATCCGCGTGTAGCCTTGGAGGGGAGAGGCAGCTGAGGTCACACCAACTCCCCCACTGCTGTGGCCAGGCCACGCTCAATATTTCCACTGGGGACCGCATCTCTCTTCCCTGCTCTGACCACCCGGGCTGCCCAGCTTCCATTAATTGCCCTCTTCTGGCCCCCAGTCCTGCTTGTCGCTACACTCAGAACCTTTCTGGATGAGATCCACGGCGCGGTCCTTGGTCTCAGGGGGCAGCATGCTCCACTGCTCCGTCATGTCCAGATAGCGGGAAGCAGCCAGTGTTGGAGCCAACAGGGTCATGGTTTGTTCCCCGCAGCCTTGGGGAAGCCTCAGGAGGGAGGCCAGGCCTCCTGGTGACAAGGCCCCCTCAGAGCCCAGTGCTTCCAGTGGATCCGAGGCTATGGGGAGGGACAGGATGGAGGGTCAGAGAGCAGGTCAGGGGGCCAGGGTGGGAGGGTCATGGAGTCTCAGGATCAAACAGAAATTCCCAGGTTTCCCATGAATCCAAGAGAGGCCCCTGGGAAAGGACTGGAGGACACGCCCACCTGTGACTCTGACGAAACTCTTGAAATCTCCTTCAGGGATAATATTGGGATCAGAGTTGCCAGGAATTTCCAAGGTCCGGCCTCGGGGATCTGGGAAGATGAGGGGAGTCAGCGGTCTGTCCTGCTGCCCACgccctctgtcccctcccaccccaggacaCTGCTGTCTGTGAGTGGAGGTCACTCACCCAGGGGGTTGAGTTCATAGACCATCTCCTCCCTGTGAAGGGCCCCTTCTCTCTGTGGAGGGGAAACGGAGCTGTGAGAGGTCACACAGGCTACAGCCTGCCCCTCCCAGCGCACACTCCTCAGGACTTGCAGTTGGAACTTCAGGGACACAGTGGGGCCAGGATTGTGGAAAGTGCAATGGACCAAAGCATTGGGTTTGGGGGTGGCCTCAGCCCTGTTGCAGGGAGAGGGCCAGAGCAGGGGATGAATCTGGGAGCTGGGGACCTAGATTCAGGGGTGTTCCATTCACCTCGACTTGTAGAATCTTAGATATTGCGTCCCCCACAGGGAAATCAAAGGATCCTCGAGCCACCACCTTCAGGGACACGGCAGCAGCTGCGATGGGCACCACAGAGAAGCCAACGGGCCGGGCAGAGCCCGCGGGCACCTGCACCTGCTGGGCGAGCCCTCCACCCCCGGCCAGGCACAGCCCCTCCACTGGGGACACGTGGACGCTCACCTGGGGGCAGGAAGACGGGGAGGGCCAGAGTCCCAGCCCAGTTAGGctccccaccctcacctgccCGTCCCCCGCCACCACCGTGCGCACAGCCGCCAAGGGGCCTCACAGTCAGATCGCTATCCAGGTAGTTGTAGAGGACAGGCCGCAGCTCGAGCTGCTCAAAGCGGCGGACAGAGACCGGCAGGCGGAGGTGCATGTGGAATTCACGGAACACTCGGAGTCGGGCCGGGGTGGCCACACACAAGCCTGATGGATCAAGGGCACATATGAGAAGCCTGGGGGGATCACACCCAGGGGACCCCAGCAGTGAGGGGCAACGCCCGCCCCTGGTCCCCCCACTTCCCACCCATCCCCTGCCTGCCATTGCTCTCTGGCTTCAGGCCCCATGCTCGGCATGCAGACATCTCCAGGTCTCTGCCCCTCCTTCCTGTACCAAGAGCTAAGGACCAAGCAGGGAGCCTCGACCAGGGAGCCTGGAAAAGGgaggcccagggcccaggcaggGTGACGGCACCTGTGGTTTTGGACAGGCTCACGCCGTGGATCTCCCACGTGGTCAGAGAGTCCGGGAGCAGCAGTCGCAATCTGCAGTGGGAAAGGTGAGAAGCTGGGTCCCACGCTGGGCAGGACCCCGACACAGCCCAGAGACAAGGCCAGGCCCCACGCGCGCCCTCACTGGGAGAAGCGGTCCACTTCTTCCACTTTCCAAAGCCAGTTCTCGGGGAAGAAGCTGCGCACGGGGATGTCATCCTCTTCGATCAGGTCCTCCTCCTGCAGGAGCTCCATGGCTGCGGGGGCACACGGTGGAGGGCAGTGAGGAGGGGGCCGTCCTGACCCTCCAGGGGCCCCGGCCAGTGCCCCGGCCACACCCAGCCCCTCACCTCGGGCCAGGCCCACCTGGCCCCTGGTCCGGGCCTTCTTGCGCAGGCTCTCGGCAAACTGGCAGCAGGACAGGAAGGGCTCGCGGCAGGCCGGCTGCTGCACCCGGGCCACCCGCTGCTCACAGGTGCGCGCCATGGGCAGCCGCGTCAGCCCGTCCTGGCAGCAGCGCTTGGCGACGGGGGAAGTGTACTGGCCCACTGCAGGACCAGGTGAGGGTGAGCGTGAGGCACGCCTCATCCCCGGCCCGACCTCTAGATGTACCAGGACTCACCATGAGAGACCAGGAACTTGAGGGTGGTCAAAGCAGagcaccaccccccgccccctttCACTCCAGAACTGTGGTGTCTGGATTACTAGCCCGGACACCACGAACGGGCTCAATCGGGAGCAGAGGACCCAACAGGCAGACCTGCATCCCAAGCCTCGGGCCCAAGTGGAGAACTGCATATGCcttagtcgctcaggtgtgtccaactctgagacccatagactgtagcccaccaggctcctctgtccatggaattctccaggcaagaatactggagccggtagccattcccttcttcaggggatctttccaacccagggatcaaacctgggtctcgtgcattgcaggcagattctttaccatctgagccaccagggaagccctagagaatTACATGGGCACCCTCAACTCACGTTTCTCATGAATCGCCTTTTGGAAGttcacatttctctttttcctagACTTTGACTCCTTGGGACAGCTCAGACCTGGTAGAGAGCAGGACTGCAGTCAGCAGGAGGGTGCAgggcctccccctcccctctgagtctcccctcccagcccagcccttcccacccctcctcttcctgtctttccccttcaggcccctccttcctccttatcctcccaccacccactccccttcctcctctgtccTCACTCTTTCTGATTTCAGTCCGATGGTCTCCATCAGAAAAGGCCAGACCAGCTGCTTTGAACACTTGAGGGGCAGTGTCTCCACCGCCGGGACCACAGCCAAGGTCATAGCTGTTCATAGCTTCGAAGACCTGGCCAGAAAAGGCAGAGATGCTGCAGAGACAAGAGTGGCTGTGGCCACGATCGCATACTCAGCTGTAGGTGAGAGGGCAGGGTCCACACAAGTacgagagagacacagagagcgGAAACAGAGGCCACCAGGGCCAAGGCTCAAGGGAGGAGTGGCAGCAGTCCAGCTGAGTGAGTTCTAGTGCCTGCCTGGGGTCGGGCAGCAGGAAGATGAacctgggagggaagggaggatcAGAGAGAGGACCTGACCAACCTTGACCATGTCGAGGGGTTTGTGGGACTTGCCACCCACAGCATACAGAGCCGTGTCCACAGCTCCCAGGGCCACCAGGGCTCGAGACTCTGTTTTCAGGTTGAGTTTCACAGTGTCCCCAGGACGATACGCCTTGGAACTGTCCACGTTCAGCTCCAGCTGGCAGAGGTGGCAGGTGGGGGGCAGTCGGGGTGGGGAGAACTCGTTCAGTCTTGTGCATCCTCAGTGCACCCCAAACTAAATCACCCCATTTGCAGTCATGCAGTCTTCTCTCTTAATCCTCccagcacacgcacacaccccaTCTCTTCCGATGCCAGTTACCTTCCCCTCACAGCCTCCAGCCTGGACGTCCACTCGCAGGGAGTTGGCCACCGGGACGCCCCCGTTATAGTAGAAGGCCACGAGGTGGAAGGAGGGCACCAGGTGATGGTCCACAAACACGGAGATGGAGGTcaggtggctcctgggctctcgaTGTACAGACACGATCTGGCCCCGGGACACGATCTGGAGGACAGCAGGGTGCTCCTCACTGCCCATCCCATGCCCTGAGGCTGCCACCCACCCTGAGGGCTCCTTCCTCTTGAGACCCTCCCACCCTGTCCCCCCTGTGGCCCCTCATGCGCACCATGTAGTAGAAGTAGGAGAAGCTCCCACTGATGCCCACGGCTCGCAGGTTTAGGTTAAGGGTCTCTCCGACTTTAAGAGGTCGCGGATTCTGCCACTCAATGGACAAAAACCCAGAGCTTCTGGACAGGGGCGCTTTCACAGTGAGACTGCCTACCGCAGGGTAGGGGGAGCCTGCAGACACCTGGAGAGAGGGCAGAGGTCGCAGGGTCAATGGAAAGGGCACAGGCACCCAGCTTCCCCCCCTCTACCTACCAGCCTGGGAACCTTCTCTCCTAGCCCCCTCACTCCCATGAGGGTGGGGTCCTACTGAGAGCTGCATTTCTGAGATGGTCCGAGGAACACCAATGGAGACAATGACTTGGCCGCTCCCATCTGTGTTCTGTTCAAAGTCCCGGTTTTTAGAAGTCGATCCAGAAAACAACTTGGCAGACACTTTGACGGGaatgccagaggctggggagccTGACATGTCACGGACCAGGGCCTAGGGAGatgagggaggggcagagggaagagtGCAGTCAGTGAGACGCGGCCCCCTCCTGCCCACCACCTCCGGCGCCCACTGCTCATCCTCCCCCTTCCAGAAGAAACCTGCAGCAGGAAGGGGACCCCAGGTATAAGCTGCTGCTTGGTTTTGCTTAGATCCAGGGAGAAGGGAGATAACACGAAACGCCAGGACGTGAGCTCTGCCTCCTCCATCTCTCCTCCTGCAAGATACAGAGTGGAGAGAGGTGGACACAGAAAcctgggaagagaggaaaaggagggctgggggcagggaaggggcacTCTAGTGTTTCCCTCCACCAAGGCTGAACTTTTCAGGGTCAAGCTGCCTCCTACTCATCTCTATGTTTCCTGAGGACAACACAGGAAACAGCACACAGATGGTGTATAACACAGCTCTGCTGATAGACTTATGGATGATGGATACATAGATGGAcggattgatggatggatggaaggatgtgTTTTGGACAGAGATATAGATGAGGGATgcgtggatggatgagtggaatAAAATATATTGAGACAGTAGGAAGGTCACCTTTCCCAGAAACAGCTCAGAAATGCAGTTGTAGAGAGAGTCTTCTGGGTCTTTCCTGACTTTGTGTCCCAGTCGAGGGGAAGCAGGGTGGCGTTGGTGCTAGAAACAGAGGGTCAGCTCGGAGGTCAGAGGTGAGGGTCCAGGGTTATAATCAGGGGAAGCTACTCACCTGGAGACTCAATAACGGCTGCTGCAACATACAGGTGCAGCCCTGGGAGGTCATCAGTGCTAATATTAAGCTTCTCCAGCACACCCTGAAACTCAGCCTTTTGCAGGGAAATTTGGCACTGGCCATCCACCAGCTGGGGCAAAGAAGacaggacagagaatgagactcGAGTCTCCCACCTCACCTCCTCACGCCGCCTCACTCTCCTCACCCACCTCACGCACCTCAACCCTCCTTCCTACCTTGGTCTGACTCTCCAGGCCCCGCAGGAAAGTCTTTTCACCGTCCTCACCCAGGAGCCCAAAGCGCACGTATGCCACCCCCTGCACTGGCTTCCCGTAGATGTACCTGCCACCGAGGAGAGATTCGGACAAGGGGCTGAGGGCTGGGGCAAGGGAGGGAAGTGGGGTTCCACAGCACATTCACGCTGCATGGGGCATCCTGGGATCAGGCCCAGTGTGAGGGACCATGTGCGAGGGGGAGTTACCTGGCCTGGATGATCACTTGGATGTCACTAAGAAAGCCAGGTGTTGTCAGGATGTAGGGGTTTTCAGGAATGATCTTCACCTCAAAGTTGGGGAGAACTGACCCAAGGCAAAGGGAGGGCAGATCAGACTCTAGTGAAAGGACCTTTAAAATATTATCCTCCCCTTGGGGTTGTGGCAGCCGCGTCTCTCTTCCCTGGCCCTGCACCCCCCACCTCTGCTCCACCCCTTCCTCCTTACAGACAAGGAGCACTTGTCCCTCCCATCTCTAGCTCTCACCATATTTCTTCACCTCAAACTGGGTGCTGCTATTAGAATCCAGGCTGTCTGAGAATCGGGCTGAGATTTTCCATGTTCCTGGCCTGAGGACGGACAAGGGAGAGACTCAAACCCATTCATGCAAGAGGCCCACAGCCAGCCAGTGACCCAGAGACTATGGGGTGATCCAGGGGCTGAGGGAGCTCAGGACTGGACCATGTGCTGTAGTTGGCCAGCTGGGGGAAGTGGGAGTTAGAGAAGTGTCGGAGGGAGCAGTCTGAGGGAGAGATGCTCACGCTGAGATGTCTGGGATCAAAAAGTTGTCCTGGAAGATGGAGGAGGGAGCAAACACTTCCCTTTTCCGCACGCGGAAGCCTTGAGAGTTCTGCAATGGGAGTGAAGTGGTCACAGCCACAGGCCAGTTCAGCAGCCCTGGCCCCTTAGGAAGCTCAGAGGTCGGGGGCTCAC contains:
- the LOC113881522 gene encoding complement C4-like, whose translation is MRLLWGLIWASCFFALSLQKPRLLLFSPSVVRIGVPLSVAVKLQDAPSGQVVRGSVFLRNPSHVNELCSPKVDFSLSSDRDFILLNVPIPQEQARVCRLHLLRRAPEVQLMVQSSWLRDSLSKQTDMQGVNLLFSSRRGHLFLQTDQPVYNPGQQVRYRVFALDQKMRPATDILTVTVENSQGFRVRKREVFAPSSIFQDNFLIPDISAPGTWKISARFSDSLDSNSSTQFEVKKYVLPNFEVKIIPENPYILTTPGFLSDIQVIIQARYIYGKPVQGVAYVRFGLLGEDGEKTFLRGLESQTKLVDGQCQISLQKAEFQGVLEKLNISTDDLPGLHLYVAAAVIESPGGEMEEAELTSWRFVLSPFSLDLSKTKQQLIPGVPFLLQALVRDMSGSPASGIPVKVSAKLFSGSTSKNRDFEQNTDGSGQVIVSIGVPRTISEMQLSVSAGSPYPAVGSLTVKAPLSRSSGFLSIEWQNPRPLKVGETLNLNLRAVGISGSFSYFYYMIVSRGQIVSVHREPRSHLTSISVFVDHHLVPSFHLVAFYYNGGVPVANSLRVDVQAGGCEGKLELNVDSSKAYRPGDTVKLNLKTESRALVALGAVDTALYAVGGKSHKPLDMVKVFEAMNSYDLGCGPGGGDTAPQVFKAAGLAFSDGDHRTEIRKSLSCPKESKSRKKRNVNFQKAIHEKLGQYTSPVAKRCCQDGLTRLPMARTCEQRVARVQQPACREPFLSCCQFAESLRKKARTRGQVGLARAMELLQEEDLIEEDDIPVRSFFPENWLWKVEEVDRFSQLRLLLPDSLTTWEIHGVSLSKTTGLCVATPARLRVFREFHMHLRLPVSVRRFEQLELRPVLYNYLDSDLTVSVHVSPVEGLCLAGGGGLAQQVQVPAGSARPVGFSVVPIAAAAVSLKVVARGSFDFPVGDAISKILQVEREGALHREEMVYELNPLDPRGRTLEIPGNSDPNIIPEGDFKSFVRVTASDPLEALGSEGALSPGGLASLLRLPQGCGEQTMTLLAPTLAASRYLDMTEQWSMLPPETKDRAVDLIQKGYTRIQEFRKRDGSYGAWLHRDSSTWLTAFVLKILSLAQDQVGGSPEKLQETAMWLLSQQQDDGSFHDPFPVMDRSMQGGLVGSDETVALTAFVVIALHHGLAVFPEKNSEQLRRVENSISRANTFLGAKATSGLLGSHASAITAYALSLTEAPEDLRRAAHNNLMAMAKDIGDKLYWGSVTTSPSNVLSPTLAPHSPADPIPQAPALWIETTAYGLLHLLLWEGKAELADQAASWLTRQGSFQGGFRSTQDTVVALDALSAYWIASHTAEEKGLNVTLSSLGRSGLKSHVLQLTNHQVHRLEEELQFSLGSKINVEVRGNSKGTLKVLRSYNVMDMTNTTCQDLQIEVTVMGHVEYTMEAEEDYEDYEYEDLLAGDDPEAHSRPVTPLQLFDGRRNRRRREAPKAAEERESRVQYTVCIWRTGKVGLSGMAIADITLLSGFHALRADLEKLTSLSDRYVSHFETEGPHVLLYFDSVPTSRECVGFGAVQEVPVGLVQPASAILYDYYNPEHKCSVFYGAPRKSKLLSTLCSADVCQCAEGKCPRQRRALERGQQDVEGYRMKFACYSPRVDYGFQVKVLREDSRAAFRLFETRITQVLHFTKDARATADQTRNFLVRASCRLQLEPGKEYLIMGLDGATYDLKGDPQYLLDSNSWIEEMPSERMCQSTRHRTPCAQLNSFLQEYGTQGCQV